A portion of the Paenibacillus hamazuiensis genome contains these proteins:
- the pdaA gene encoding delta-lactam-biosynthetic de-N-acetylase gives MAALVLSVLALAPSAADAYPDKPYHYGFKKSKNGARPSIDQEGFKEIVKKHEAIFLGDTTQKELYLTFDNGYENGYTPGILNTLKEKQVPAIFFVTGQYIKDKPELLKRMVEEGHLIGNHSWSHPDMSQVSNERLKEELDKVKYAVADITGQKEMRYLRPPRGIFSDRVLQGSKKLGYTSVFWSVAYRDWETNKQRGAGYAYDSVMKQLHPGAVILLHSVSKDNAEALGRIIDDARAQGYTFKSLDEMKVKEY, from the coding sequence ATGGCCGCCCTCGTGTTATCCGTCCTCGCGCTTGCGCCGTCCGCGGCGGACGCTTACCCCGACAAGCCGTATCATTACGGCTTCAAAAAAAGCAAAAACGGCGCGCGCCCGTCGATCGATCAAGAGGGCTTCAAGGAGATCGTCAAGAAACATGAGGCGATTTTTTTAGGGGATACGACGCAGAAGGAGCTGTATCTGACGTTCGACAACGGCTATGAGAACGGGTACACGCCCGGCATTTTAAATACGCTTAAGGAGAAGCAGGTGCCGGCGATTTTTTTCGTAACGGGGCAATACATTAAAGACAAACCCGAGCTGCTGAAGCGGATGGTGGAGGAAGGACATTTGATCGGCAACCATTCGTGGAGCCATCCGGATATGAGCCAAGTTTCCAACGAAAGGCTGAAGGAAGAGCTCGATAAAGTCAAATACGCCGTTGCCGATATAACCGGGCAAAAAGAGATGCGTTACTTGCGCCCGCCGCGCGGCATTTTCAGCGATCGAGTGCTGCAGGGCAGCAAGAAGCTGGGTTATACGAGCGTCTTCTGGTCGGTGGCGTACCGGGACTGGGAAACGAATAAGCAGAGAGGCGCCGGCTACGCGTATGACAGCGTAATGAAACAGCTTCATCCGGGAGCGGTGATTTTGCTGCATTCGGTATCGAAGGATAACGCCGAGGCGCTCGGGCGGATCATCGACGACGCGCGTGCGCAAGGGTATACGTTCAAGAGCCTCGATGAGATGAAAGTGAAGGAATACTAG
- a CDS encoding alpha/beta hydrolase — MAWIETHFHSEILGMDMETNVILPQEKRPYSGDGKLKTLWLLHGGSGDATAWLRMSAIERYALEYGIAVVIPGGLNSCFTDMLHGGRFFTYVSEELPRILRHMFPRLSAAREDNYISGFSNGGYGCLRVGLARPDLYAAIGAFSAGDKSDIPFVNDGSKRAYDRIVLFGEGSLKNTHNDLKHLGREALRKGMPLPRVYHACGSLDPWLDLNEIMRDFFAGLEGNPYDYVYHEAEGHGHTWEFWDMEVVRFLEYLGLQKDGAKYIGI; from the coding sequence ATGGCTTGGATCGAAACTCATTTTCACTCGGAAATTCTGGGCATGGACATGGAAACAAATGTCATATTGCCGCAGGAGAAACGTCCTTACTCGGGAGACGGCAAGCTGAAGACGCTTTGGCTTCTGCACGGCGGCTCCGGCGATGCGACGGCATGGCTCAGGATGAGCGCGATCGAACGATATGCGCTCGAATACGGCATTGCGGTCGTCATCCCCGGCGGGCTTAACTCGTGTTTTACGGACATGCTGCACGGCGGACGGTTTTTTACATACGTTTCCGAGGAGCTGCCGCGTATTTTACGCCATATGTTCCCGCGGTTGTCCGCTGCGCGCGAAGACAACTACATCTCCGGTTTTTCCAACGGCGGCTACGGCTGCTTGAGGGTGGGACTGGCGAGGCCGGATCTGTATGCGGCAATCGGGGCTTTTTCGGCGGGGGACAAGTCCGATATTCCTTTCGTAAACGACGGCTCCAAACGTGCCTATGACCGTATTGTCTTATTCGGGGAAGGCAGCCTGAAAAACACCCACAACGATCTGAAGCATTTGGGACGCGAAGCTTTAAGGAAAGGAATGCCGCTTCCAAGAGTGTACCATGCGTGCGGCAGCCTGGATCCGTGGCTCGATTTGAACGAGATCATGCGCGACTTTTTCGCCGGCCTCGAGGGCAATCCGTACGATTACGTGTACCACGAGGCGGAAGGGCACGGGCATACGTGGGAGTTTTGGGATATGGAGGTCGTCCGGTTTCTGGAATATCTCGGGCTGCAAAAGGACGGGGCCAAGTATATCGGCATATAA
- a CDS encoding alpha/beta hydrolase, with protein sequence MAWLHVHYHSETLRMPVPMEVLLPQHVSKGAGKTIDPGPYPALYLLHGAGDDHTAWLRRTSIERYAEDLPLAVVMPAGHLGWYTDMAYGRDYFTFIAEELPAVCERMFPLSGARERRFIAGADMGGYGAMKAGLLASDTFGAVASISGAMDAVSLFERLDPQLAADIFGSKETLPGSVNDLFAAAEQAARTDGPRSALYISCGTGDVLYEENVRFKEHALKLGLPLTFDEGPGDRGGWAYRDACLERLLKWLPLRESGAV encoded by the coding sequence ATGGCATGGCTTCATGTGCATTATCATTCCGAAACGCTGCGCATGCCTGTACCGATGGAGGTGCTCCTGCCGCAGCACGTATCCAAAGGAGCGGGTAAAACAATCGATCCGGGGCCGTACCCGGCACTGTATTTGCTGCATGGAGCGGGAGACGATCACACCGCTTGGCTTAGGCGGACAAGCATAGAGAGATACGCCGAAGATTTGCCGCTTGCCGTAGTGATGCCGGCTGGACATTTGGGCTGGTATACGGACATGGCGTATGGCCGGGATTATTTCACGTTCATTGCCGAGGAGCTTCCTGCGGTATGCGAGCGCATGTTTCCGCTGTCGGGCGCCAGGGAGCGCCGTTTTATCGCCGGGGCGGATATGGGCGGATACGGAGCGATGAAGGCAGGGCTCCTCGCTTCGGATACATTTGGCGCGGTCGCGTCGATCTCGGGAGCAATGGATGCGGTCAGTCTGTTTGAACGCCTGGACCCGCAGCTGGCCGCAGATATTTTCGGGAGCAAGGAAACTTTGCCTGGGAGCGTAAACGACCTTTTTGCCGCAGCGGAACAAGCGGCCCGCACGGACGGACCTCGCAGCGCGCTGTACATATCGTGCGGAACCGGGGATGTTTTATATGAGGAAAATGTCCGCTTTAAGGAGCATGCGCTGAAGCTCGGACTGCCTTTGACCTTTGACGAGGGGCCGGGGGACCGCGGCGGCTGGGCATATCGGGATGCGTGTTTGGAGCGTCTGCTCAAATGGCTGCCGCTTCGCGAATCCGGTGCGGTATAA
- a CDS encoding efflux RND transporter periplasmic adaptor subunit codes for MKLLLMQSVQKGAKLTGAVVISAALISGCSAQPETKPAQAAQAAGETQQVKAVKVSKIEKRSIGQPLEQVADVVSSLQVDVLTKAGGDVQEILKKRGDAVQKGEIIFRMDPTDVLISKDKAQVTIAGTQQQLVKAREELEDSKKELKNGIAKQEAALKDAEKNYNKMRNDYDQGLVTKNQLETAETSLNNQRLDLETNRSKLKTLESTNSLAALEQALQTANVSLREIERTLENMEVKASVSGVLTDLPIENGMTLQAGFKAAQIQQLDPIKIKAELTEDAAAMIRGKQELTFYIPGTIEKTKAKVNYLADVMSAATKSYSLELEVANPDRKLKPGMKAQVLLAEEQDQVVVTVPTLSVVREGGETFVFVLVGDQVERRKVELGRLNDTYQEVLSGVKESEMLVTSGQHQLKDKDKVQVQEAAPAQPAGAVPGGNAPAGAAPADKK; via the coding sequence ATGAAGCTGTTATTAATGCAATCCGTGCAAAAAGGCGCCAAGCTGACCGGAGCGGTCGTCATCAGCGCCGCCTTGATTTCGGGCTGTTCCGCACAGCCCGAAACAAAGCCGGCGCAAGCGGCTCAGGCCGCCGGTGAAACGCAGCAGGTCAAAGCGGTGAAGGTATCGAAGATAGAAAAGAGAAGCATAGGCCAGCCTTTGGAGCAGGTGGCCGACGTCGTTTCGTCGCTGCAGGTGGACGTGCTCACCAAAGCGGGCGGCGACGTGCAGGAGATATTGAAAAAACGCGGAGATGCGGTTCAGAAGGGCGAAATCATCTTCCGAATGGATCCGACAGATGTGCTGATTTCCAAAGATAAAGCCCAGGTTACGATCGCCGGTACCCAGCAGCAGCTTGTCAAGGCGCGGGAGGAACTCGAGGACAGCAAGAAGGAGCTGAAGAACGGCATCGCGAAGCAGGAAGCGGCGCTGAAGGACGCCGAGAAAAATTACAACAAGATGCGCAACGATTACGATCAGGGACTCGTTACCAAAAACCAGCTGGAGACTGCCGAAACGTCGCTCAACAATCAGCGTCTCGATTTGGAGACAAACCGCAGCAAGCTGAAGACGCTGGAGAGCACGAACTCGCTGGCGGCGCTGGAGCAAGCTTTGCAGACGGCGAATGTCAGCCTGCGCGAAATTGAACGCACGCTGGAGAATATGGAAGTCAAAGCAAGCGTGAGCGGCGTGCTTACCGATTTGCCGATCGAAAACGGCATGACGCTGCAGGCAGGCTTCAAGGCGGCGCAAATCCAGCAGCTCGACCCGATCAAAATCAAAGCGGAGCTGACCGAGGATGCGGCGGCGATGATCCGCGGCAAGCAGGAGCTGACCTTCTACATCCCCGGAACGATCGAGAAGACCAAAGCAAAGGTGAACTATTTGGCCGATGTGATGAGCGCCGCGACAAAATCCTACTCGCTGGAGCTGGAAGTCGCGAACCCTGACCGGAAGCTGAAGCCCGGCATGAAAGCCCAGGTGCTGCTGGCGGAGGAGCAGGATCAGGTGGTCGTGACGGTGCCTACGCTGAGCGTGGTCCGCGAAGGCGGAGAAACGTTTGTCTTCGTCCTTGTCGGTGATCAGGTAGAGAGGCGCAAGGTCGAGTTGGGCCGCTTGAACGATACATATCAAGAGGTTCTCTCCGGCGTGAAGGAAAGCGAAATGCTCGTCACCTCCGGGCAGCATCAGCTGAAGGATAAGGATAAAGTTCAAGTGCAGGAGGCCGCTCCGGCTCAGCCGGCCGGTGCGGTGCCTGGCGGTAATGCGCCTGCCGGCGCCGCGCCCGCCGATAAAAAATGA
- a CDS encoding efflux RND transporter permease subunit, whose product MNSLTRFSLKNVAAIIIISAILFIAGSFSATTLKQENMPDISLPVVFVSTVYPATPKDVMEDVTKKLEKRIVGIEGLKKLDSTSSDTFSAITVQLVNGRSPDDAKDDIEAAISDVKLPAGASKPKVSKFGSNDFPVYFAAMHGKGNTNHEELNRIYKDVIEPTLSAMDGIDHVDSVGEQEATLKLKLDIRALNTYGLTPAGVTQSIQTAIATSPAGKAELNGTSQSVRVESDLNTIYNLENMKLTTSAGQTVLLKQISKVEAIYDSEYITRLNNEPAIGVTLYKAKDANTVEFSNQVEKLIAGWEKDYPNIQFTTVYNSATDIKKSINGMLKEGALGAILASVMILLFLRNVRMTLIVLVSIPLSILITLCIMASLDLTLNIMTLGGLTIAVGRVVDDSIVVIENIYTELQKAQQRDESVIKLATARVASAITSSTITTAGVFIPIAFVGGILGDIFRPFAITLVVALLASLIVALTVIPMLAKLLVLGSRNIKHHDETANGKFSMKYKAFLAFCLRNPIKVIIASFLIFVLSIGGTVPFLASSFMPESATDKQIQFTLKLPRETSFESMDLKVKEIEAMFGQEKTPSGEPVFEYYESMVGYDQNNTSGERTDYRAMIMTSVTESVDAKKAAADYTDKIKYMVPQGSEVEGKLLSESMSGGSGEDFAYLLKGEDLNQLIDAVGLVRKKMEEFPELREIKDNLSEKKLQINVSVDQNKARLYGLSSAQITQTVNQWLSENEIGEIRFDNVSYVTKIMVDKEYTNSLEEIGKIRIDTPVGQTVSLNEVAKVHQVDAPASITREMQQQYVKITAKIDSKDKGGVSAKVGAALKTIELPSGVRTSVQGVNEDIQESFGQMVVAMGAAIMIVYLVMVIAFGNASAPFVIMFSLPLAAIGGFIGLFVARESINITSLIGFLMLIGIVVTNAIVLIDRVQQLREEGAGVQEALIEAGMTRLRPIIMTAGATIFSQLPLALGASEGALISKGLAVVVIGGLTTSTILTLIVVPVIYEVIERMKVRVSRLFKRNKAVMADSGSTSVVH is encoded by the coding sequence ATGAACTCATTAACCCGCTTTTCTTTGAAAAACGTAGCGGCCATCATTATCATCAGCGCCATACTGTTTATCGCAGGCAGTTTCTCCGCGACGACGCTGAAGCAGGAGAACATGCCGGACATTTCGCTGCCGGTCGTGTTCGTATCGACGGTCTATCCCGCGACGCCCAAGGACGTCATGGAGGATGTGACCAAGAAGCTGGAGAAGCGCATCGTCGGGATCGAGGGGCTGAAAAAGCTCGACTCGACATCCAGCGATACGTTCTCGGCAATCACCGTGCAGCTTGTGAACGGGCGCAGCCCTGACGACGCCAAGGACGATATCGAGGCGGCGATCTCCGATGTGAAGCTTCCCGCGGGAGCAAGCAAACCGAAGGTATCCAAATTCGGCAGCAACGATTTCCCGGTTTATTTCGCCGCCATGCACGGCAAGGGCAATACGAACCATGAAGAGTTAAACCGGATATATAAAGATGTCATCGAGCCGACGCTTAGCGCGATGGACGGCATCGACCATGTCGATTCCGTCGGCGAGCAGGAAGCGACGCTGAAGCTGAAGCTGGACATTCGCGCGCTTAATACTTACGGACTGACTCCGGCGGGAGTTACGCAAAGCATTCAGACCGCAATCGCCACAAGTCCCGCGGGTAAGGCGGAATTAAACGGAACGAGCCAATCCGTGCGGGTCGAGAGCGATCTGAATACGATCTACAACCTGGAAAATATGAAGCTGACGACATCGGCAGGTCAGACGGTGCTGCTGAAGCAAATTTCCAAGGTTGAGGCCATCTACGATTCGGAGTATATCACCCGTTTGAACAACGAGCCGGCCATCGGGGTGACACTGTACAAAGCGAAGGACGCGAATACGGTGGAGTTTTCGAACCAGGTCGAGAAGCTCATTGCCGGATGGGAGAAAGATTATCCGAATATCCAATTTACGACGGTTTACAATTCGGCGACCGATATTAAGAAATCGATTAACGGCATGCTGAAGGAAGGCGCCTTGGGGGCGATTCTCGCTTCCGTCATGATCCTGCTGTTTTTGCGGAACGTGCGCATGACCTTGATCGTGCTCGTGTCGATTCCGCTGTCGATTTTGATCACCTTATGTATCATGGCTTCGCTCGATTTGACGCTGAACATCATGACGCTGGGGGGCCTCACGATCGCCGTCGGGCGGGTCGTGGACGACAGTATCGTCGTTATCGAGAACATTTATACCGAGCTTCAGAAAGCGCAGCAGCGGGACGAGTCGGTGATCAAGCTGGCAACGGCCCGGGTTGCTTCGGCTATCACTTCCTCGACCATTACGACGGCGGGCGTGTTCATACCGATCGCGTTTGTCGGCGGGATACTCGGAGACATTTTCCGTCCGTTCGCAATTACGCTGGTTGTGGCGCTGCTGGCGTCGCTCATCGTGGCGCTCACGGTCATTCCGATGCTGGCGAAACTTTTGGTGCTCGGCAGCCGCAATATCAAGCATCACGACGAAACGGCGAACGGCAAGTTTTCGATGAAATATAAGGCGTTTTTAGCTTTTTGTTTGCGCAACCCGATTAAGGTGATTATCGCTTCTTTCCTCATCTTTGTATTGTCCATCGGGGGTACGGTGCCGTTTCTCGCCTCGTCTTTTATGCCGGAGAGCGCGACCGACAAGCAAATTCAGTTTACGCTGAAGCTGCCTCGCGAAACGTCCTTCGAATCGATGGACCTGAAGGTCAAAGAAATCGAGGCGATGTTCGGTCAAGAGAAAACGCCGTCCGGCGAGCCGGTGTTCGAGTATTACGAATCGATGGTCGGTTACGACCAAAACAACACAAGCGGGGAGCGCACCGATTACCGGGCGATGATCATGACCTCCGTCACGGAGTCGGTGGATGCCAAAAAGGCGGCCGCAGACTATACCGACAAGATCAAGTATATGGTGCCGCAGGGCTCGGAGGTGGAGGGCAAACTGTTGTCCGAGTCCATGTCGGGGGGCAGCGGCGAAGATTTTGCTTACTTGCTTAAGGGAGAAGATCTGAATCAGCTGATCGACGCGGTGGGCTTGGTCCGCAAAAAGATGGAGGAGTTCCCTGAGCTAAGGGAAATCAAGGATAATTTGAGTGAGAAGAAGCTGCAAATCAACGTGAGCGTGGACCAAAACAAAGCCCGGCTGTACGGGTTGTCTTCGGCCCAAATCACACAAACCGTCAATCAGTGGCTTTCGGAAAACGAAATCGGCGAAATCAGGTTCGATAACGTCAGCTACGTTACGAAAATTATGGTCGACAAGGAATACACCAATTCGCTGGAAGAGATCGGGAAAATCCGGATTGACACGCCGGTCGGCCAGACGGTCAGCTTGAACGAAGTGGCCAAAGTGCATCAAGTCGACGCGCCTGCGTCCATCACTCGGGAAATGCAGCAGCAGTACGTGAAAATCACCGCTAAAATCGACAGCAAAGATAAAGGCGGCGTGAGCGCCAAGGTGGGCGCTGCGCTGAAGACCATCGAGCTTCCGAGCGGCGTCCGCACTTCGGTGCAAGGGGTCAACGAGGACATTCAGGAAAGCTTCGGCCAGATGGTCGTTGCGATGGGCGCCGCGATCATGATCGTTTATCTGGTAATGGTTATCGCCTTCGGCAATGCGAGCGCGCCCTTTGTCATCATGTTCTCGCTTCCGCTGGCTGCGATCGGTGGGTTTATCGGGCTTTTCGTCGCCCGGGAATCGATCAACATCACATCCTTGATCGGATTCCTCATGCTGATCGGGATTGTCGTAACGAACGCGATCGTATTGATCGACCGGGTGCAGCAGCTGCGCGAGGAGGGAGCCGGCGTGCAGGAGGCTTTGATCGAGGCGGGAATGACGCGTCTTCGTCCGATCATTATGACGGCGGGCGCGACGATCTTTTCTCAGCTTCCTCTGGCGCTGGGCGCATCCGAAGGAGCGCTTATTTCCAAGGGGCTTGCGGTAGTCGTTATCGGGGGCCTGACCACCTCCACCATTTTGACCCTCATCGTGGTGCCTGTTATCTATGAGGTAATCGAGCGGATGAAAGTGCGCGTCTCCCGTTTGTTCAAAAGAAACAAAGCCGTTATGGCGGACTCCGGAAGCACCTCCGTCGTGCATTGA
- a CDS encoding GbsR/MarR family transcriptional regulator — MRQNPENFTEFQVFVTQYMSLLFEEHGYSPLVGKIFTLLLFAPGPLCLQEIAGRLGVSKAAVSVQVRAMERMALCFKAANKNDRRDYYYISDDLCVTILRAKMLEMQKVRESLDQTLSLLSGLKGLQSDEQESLSVFERRYAELSDLYGLVAKRLQGLEEEWRQRHG; from the coding sequence ATGAGACAAAACCCAGAGAACTTTACAGAATTTCAAGTTTTTGTAACGCAGTATATGTCACTTTTGTTTGAGGAACACGGGTACAGTCCGCTTGTCGGAAAAATTTTTACCCTGCTGCTGTTCGCTCCGGGTCCTTTATGCTTGCAGGAAATCGCGGGCAGGCTCGGGGTATCGAAAGCCGCGGTCAGCGTTCAGGTGCGGGCGATGGAGCGCATGGCCTTGTGCTTCAAGGCGGCGAACAAAAACGATCGCCGGGACTACTACTACATATCGGACGATCTGTGCGTGACCATCCTTCGCGCCAAAATGCTGGAAATGCAAAAGGTGAGAGAATCGCTGGATCAGACGCTTAGTCTGCTGTCCGGGCTTAAGGGACTGCAGTCCGACGAGCAGGAGTCCCTAAGCGTATTTGAACGCAGATACGCCGAGCTTTCCGATTTGTACGGTCTCGTTGCAAAGCGGCTTCAAGGATTGGAGGAAGAATGGAGGCAGCGTCATGGCTGA
- a CDS encoding TetR/AcrR family transcriptional regulator, protein MNDKKTQLILAAMKLFGERDYHTASVQDIVSLAGVSKGAFYQYFQSKEELLLSIFKHYFDRIGQGLRELLSDSSLDPREVLIRGIRLQCQSILENQDFLCMMVKGIAFTEKSISELMAQGSVEHLQWLQERIVALYGPELEAHSMDCAAMLAGYMKEYFFLNIFFQYPIDSAKLSEYLAARLDDLVSGIRRSRPAPLLETSLGRVLLTGKGGDPGVLAANTERIRSVIRTQIGDERTVSAMLQSLDTIEEELNKEHGNEIIVRGMYSYLLSLAKENQPLVDLLKTTFASRIEA, encoded by the coding sequence ATGAATGACAAAAAAACGCAACTGATCCTCGCTGCCATGAAGCTGTTCGGCGAACGCGACTACCATACCGCTTCGGTACAGGATATCGTGAGCCTGGCCGGCGTATCCAAAGGCGCCTTTTATCAATATTTTCAGTCCAAAGAAGAGCTTCTTCTGTCCATTTTCAAGCACTATTTCGACCGCATCGGCCAAGGGTTGCGGGAATTGTTGTCCGATTCCTCCCTGGATCCGAGAGAAGTGCTTATTCGCGGCATTCGTCTGCAATGCCAGTCCATCCTCGAAAACCAGGATTTTCTCTGCATGATGGTCAAAGGGATCGCTTTTACGGAAAAATCCATCAGCGAGCTGATGGCCCAAGGATCCGTCGAACATCTTCAATGGCTTCAGGAGCGTATCGTTGCATTGTACGGACCGGAACTGGAAGCGCATTCTATGGACTGTGCAGCCATGCTCGCCGGCTACATGAAGGAATACTTCTTCTTAAACATCTTTTTCCAGTATCCGATAGACAGCGCCAAGCTTTCCGAATATTTGGCGGCCCGGCTGGACGATCTGGTATCCGGCATTCGCCGAAGCCGGCCCGCTCCTCTTCTTGAAACGTCCCTAGGGCGAGTCTTACTCACCGGGAAGGGCGGCGATCCCGGCGTCCTGGCAGCGAACACCGAGCGCATTCGTTCCGTCATCCGCACTCAAATCGGCGATGAACGGACCGTCAGCGCGATGCTGCAATCGCTCGATACCATCGAAGAAGAATTAAACAAAGAGCACGGCAACGAAATTATCGTTCGGGGGATGTACAGCTACCTGCTCTCCCTGGCGAAGGAAAATCAACCTCTTGTCGATCTGCTAAAAACCACGTTCGCCTCGCGAATCGAGGCCTGA
- a CDS encoding DNA internalization-related competence protein ComEC/Rec2, translating to MSTRPVVAVCIFWIAGYVLAWRCPLPLLTLYASLLCGIAIIVVWTMRVPGKWWICGLLLMGAGAGYFGEAEHRNVSHVPLQLAEQEVRLHGTVASVVEVDGDKASLIVKGNLFAGSEAEAAETAGRGDEPAERFQINVRLLEQSEQSVAAGWRRGDRIELAGTLRLPQEARNFGGFDYREYLHRQHIHWLIQVKGASQAAVSPPERIGLVHVLRWNDQFRGFLGEAVERVFPAEQAGFMKGMLIGMTDDMDPEQFRQFSRLGLTHILAISGLNVAIFVGCVMWILGRFGLTQETRLLTCIALLPLYIAMTGASPSIVRAGLMGMIALYAAYRHILKDGLHSVMLVGLIMLLWEPYYLFDVSFQLSFLVTIGLIVGVPAMNRLMPIRQTMLRDALSITVMSQLIAFPVSIYYFNQLSLLSLLANLCLVPVFSLAVMPAGTVAMIAGIAWPWAGGWLGRMLAVLNDMIFRCVEWLGHWDWAQTLWPTPSVMWMALYYASLALLMKSLLERLSESAQYLPPYLGVQSRSRGGKLVPLVASAVLAALLWHGYDPQRWARDGEVDFLDVGQGDSILVRTPESGARLLIDGGGTLVFRKPGEEWKERKDPFEVGRKLVVPLLKQRGVHRLDYVILTHEDADHCGGLQAVLEEIPVSALLFNGTLKPSPAVEKLFRTALDKGVKLIAVRAGQKLEIDAKTALHVLYPYGGEQPIVLEKEQNNRSVVFRMEMDGTNWLFTGDMEATAESEVLSSVSEAAEGKRVRETGSKSGGDGGEVGAGRTEIGAADFPGGVDSSSGAFTAIDVLKVAHHGSKTSTTADWLDAWKPKHAVISVGQRNTYGHPHPTVLGRLEERKVGVLRTDVQGEVQMKVRDGDVHVRTKFPR from the coding sequence ATGTCAACCAGGCCGGTCGTGGCCGTATGCATATTTTGGATTGCCGGGTACGTGTTGGCCTGGCGGTGCCCGCTGCCACTGCTGACGCTTTATGCAAGCCTGCTGTGCGGCATTGCGATCATCGTTGTATGGACTATGCGTGTGCCGGGCAAATGGTGGATTTGCGGCCTGCTTCTTATGGGGGCGGGAGCCGGATATTTCGGCGAGGCCGAACATCGCAACGTTTCCCACGTGCCCTTGCAGCTGGCGGAACAAGAGGTTCGGCTGCATGGAACCGTCGCTTCCGTTGTCGAGGTGGACGGGGATAAGGCGTCGTTGATCGTAAAAGGAAATTTGTTCGCCGGATCGGAAGCAGAAGCCGCCGAAACGGCTGGGCGGGGGGATGAGCCCGCAGAGAGGTTCCAGATCAACGTCAGACTGCTCGAGCAAAGCGAGCAGAGCGTCGCTGCCGGCTGGCGGCGGGGAGATCGGATCGAGCTGGCCGGGACGCTGCGGCTGCCGCAGGAGGCGAGAAATTTCGGCGGTTTCGATTACCGCGAATATTTGCATCGCCAGCATATTCATTGGCTTATTCAGGTGAAAGGTGCTTCACAGGCAGCCGTATCGCCGCCCGAGCGTATTGGCCTCGTTCATGTGCTGCGCTGGAACGATCAGTTCCGCGGCTTTCTCGGGGAAGCGGTAGAGCGGGTGTTTCCGGCGGAGCAGGCCGGTTTTATGAAAGGCATGCTGATCGGCATGACGGACGATATGGATCCGGAGCAGTTCAGACAGTTTTCGCGCCTCGGCCTCACGCACATACTGGCGATTTCCGGTTTGAACGTCGCCATTTTCGTTGGGTGCGTGATGTGGATTCTCGGCCGGTTCGGCTTGACGCAGGAAACGCGACTGCTTACCTGCATTGCGCTGCTACCGCTATACATCGCGATGACCGGAGCCTCGCCTTCGATCGTCCGGGCGGGGCTGATGGGCATGATCGCGCTCTACGCGGCGTATCGCCACATTTTGAAGGACGGGCTGCATTCCGTCATGCTGGTCGGGCTGATCATGCTGCTGTGGGAGCCGTATTATTTGTTTGACGTCAGCTTCCAGCTGTCGTTTCTCGTGACGATCGGGCTGATCGTCGGCGTGCCGGCGATGAACCGGCTTATGCCGATCCGCCAAACGATGCTGCGGGACGCCTTATCGATCACGGTGATGTCGCAGCTGATCGCGTTCCCAGTGTCCATCTATTACTTCAATCAATTGTCGCTGCTGTCGCTGCTCGCCAATCTTTGCCTCGTTCCCGTGTTCAGCCTGGCGGTCATGCCGGCCGGCACGGTGGCTATGATCGCCGGTATCGCATGGCCGTGGGCGGGCGGATGGCTCGGCCGCATGCTCGCCGTGCTGAACGACATGATTTTCCGCTGCGTGGAATGGCTCGGTCACTGGGATTGGGCGCAAACGTTATGGCCGACGCCGAGCGTCATGTGGATGGCGCTTTATTACGCATCTCTTGCCTTGCTGATGAAATCGCTGCTCGAGCGCCTAAGCGAATCCGCCCAATATTTGCCGCCCTATTTGGGTGTGCAGAGCCGATCCCGCGGCGGGAAGCTTGTCCCGCTTGTCGCCTCGGCTGTGCTGGCGGCGCTGCTTTGGCATGGCTACGATCCGCAGCGATGGGCCAGGGACGGCGAGGTCGATTTTCTCGATGTCGGGCAAGGAGACAGCATCCTCGTCCGCACGCCGGAAAGCGGAGCCCGGCTGCTGATAGACGGTGGAGGAACGCTTGTTTTTCGCAAACCGGGAGAGGAGTGGAAGGAACGGAAGGACCCTTTCGAGGTGGGCCGCAAGCTCGTCGTTCCGCTTCTCAAGCAGCGCGGCGTTCACCGGCTCGACTATGTCATTTTGACTCACGAGGATGCCGACCATTGCGGCGGGCTGCAGGCCGTGCTGGAGGAAATTCCGGTTTCGGCGCTGCTGTTTAACGGCACGCTCAAGCCTTCCCCCGCGGTGGAAAAGCTGTTTCGTACAGCGCTGGACAAGGGAGTCAAGCTCATAGCCGTCCGCGCGGGACAAAAACTTGAGATCGACGCGAAGACGGCGCTGCATGTTTTGTACCCGTACGGCGGCGAGCAGCCGATTGTGCTGGAAAAAGAACAAAACAACCGTTCAGTTGTTTTCCGGATGGAGATGGACGGAACGAATTGGCTGTTCACCGGGGACATGGAGGCGACGGCGGAGAGCGAGGTGCTGAGCAGCGTTTCGGAAGCTGCTGAGGGGAAGCGCGTCCGTGAAACCGGAAGCAAAAGCGGGGGTGACGGCGGAGAAGTGGGTGCAGGCCGCACAGAGATCGGCGCTGCGGATTTTCCCGGGGGCGTCGATAGCAGCAGCGGTGCTTTTACCGCGATCGACGTGCTGAAAGTGGCGCACCACGGCAGCAAGACCTCAACAACCGCCGACTGGCTGGACGCCTGGAAGCCAAAACATGCGGTTATTTCCGTCGGACAGCGCAATACGTACGGACATCCGCATCCGACGGTGCTCGGCAGGCTGGAGGAAAGGAAAGTGGGCGTGTTACGCACCGATGTGCAAGGCGAAGTGCAGATGAAGGTCCGCGACGGAGACGTGCATGTACGGACTAAATTTCCCCGCTGA